One window of the Candidatus Cloacimonadota bacterium genome contains the following:
- a CDS encoding VacB/RNase II family 3'-5' exoribonuclease, protein MKNMIIYERLTELFSRNYNKPLSYNEIVGELKLNKKEKSLLSETLQEMVSEGTVAKKSRKFSLIISKKTRVAPESKPLNPKLIEGVFDATPLAKNLSFAFVRTEKGDYFISAEDTLNAYHGDVVNIEPILRKGKADRAFVRKIVKRANDILAGDLRFSGQRLIFISSNLKIHNWFEVSDAGDAKEGEKVVLQVSNWGNPVLGKIPVGNVIEVLGPAGNPQVELMAVIRQYQLPLQFSEEVIAEAQKIEVEIPAEEYRKRLDLRELFTFTIDPSSAKDYDDAISLETTSRGWRLYVHIADVAHYVKPGSAIFTESAARGNSFYFPKKVIPMLPELLSNKVCSLRPDEEKLTLTVITEFDSNGRILDQKMAETVIRSNHRLCYEQVDSLFDDGQTDLPAELTNVLMEARKLSALLTQKRLDEGYIFFDLPELEYEYDDEGLIRRFNLAEETESHKLIENFMLIANEYTAKKLTQLSPTTLYRIHEDPDTEKIEKLAELLAHYGITYYDRGSMNSSLQYLLTTLPGPDYHRVFDHIILRSMKKAKYSTQHIRHFGLGMETYTHFTSPIRRLCDLLIHHLCKTYILKSSSAQFSAETLRHYAYVASEQELRADQAERDIERNYSMAYMKKQVGERFSGIVVSAKSAGLIIRLNEIPISAILRAADLPGGRWQYRDREMRFVSTSSNNYFQLMDKVLVQIMDVSDDIYLELQNVPNSHQHIAMALPKIATASSDKCLGQKDRSRQRNAIDYNGGRKKMVRTSKKRKRKR, encoded by the coding sequence TTGAAAAACATGATTATTTACGAACGGTTGACCGAGCTGTTCTCCCGAAACTATAATAAGCCATTGTCATACAACGAAATAGTTGGAGAGCTTAAGCTCAATAAAAAAGAGAAATCACTGCTCTCTGAGACCCTGCAGGAGATGGTGTCTGAAGGAACAGTTGCCAAGAAGAGCCGCAAATTCAGCCTAATCATTAGTAAAAAGACACGGGTGGCTCCTGAATCAAAACCCCTAAATCCCAAATTGATTGAGGGCGTTTTCGACGCAACCCCGCTGGCAAAGAACCTATCCTTCGCCTTTGTGCGCACGGAAAAGGGGGATTATTTCATCAGCGCTGAAGACACACTTAATGCCTATCACGGCGATGTGGTCAACATCGAACCGATTTTACGCAAGGGAAAGGCAGACCGCGCTTTCGTTCGCAAGATAGTGAAACGGGCAAACGACATCCTGGCAGGTGACCTCCGCTTCAGCGGACAGCGACTTATCTTTATCAGCAGCAACCTAAAGATCCACAACTGGTTTGAGGTAAGCGATGCAGGCGACGCCAAAGAAGGCGAGAAAGTGGTATTGCAGGTAAGCAACTGGGGAAATCCGGTGCTGGGCAAGATTCCGGTGGGCAATGTGATTGAGGTTTTGGGTCCAGCCGGTAATCCGCAGGTGGAGTTGATGGCTGTGATCCGCCAATACCAACTACCGCTACAGTTTTCTGAGGAAGTGATTGCCGAGGCTCAGAAAATCGAAGTTGAAATCCCTGCCGAAGAATACCGTAAAAGGCTTGACCTGCGCGAGCTATTCACGTTCACCATCGATCCATCCTCCGCGAAAGATTATGATGATGCCATCTCGCTGGAAACAACTTCCAGGGGCTGGCGGCTTTATGTTCATATCGCTGACGTTGCCCACTACGTGAAGCCAGGCAGCGCCATCTTCACCGAATCGGCAGCTCGCGGCAACAGCTTTTACTTTCCCAAAAAAGTTATACCGATGCTGCCGGAATTGCTTTCCAACAAGGTTTGCAGCTTGCGCCCGGACGAGGAGAAACTAACCCTCACGGTGATCACGGAGTTCGACAGTAATGGCAGAATTCTGGACCAGAAAATGGCTGAGACTGTTATCCGCAGCAACCACCGCCTCTGCTACGAACAGGTGGATAGCCTTTTTGATGATGGTCAGACCGACTTGCCTGCTGAACTAACTAATGTCCTTATGGAAGCGCGCAAGCTTTCAGCTTTACTTACCCAAAAACGCCTGGATGAGGGCTACATTTTCTTTGACCTGCCTGAACTTGAGTATGAATATGACGACGAAGGCCTGATTCGCAGGTTCAACCTAGCGGAGGAAACAGAATCGCACAAACTGATCGAGAACTTCATGTTGATAGCCAACGAATATACGGCAAAAAAACTCACGCAGCTCTCCCCCACCACCCTGTACCGCATCCACGAGGACCCTGACACTGAAAAGATCGAAAAACTGGCTGAACTCCTGGCTCATTACGGCATTACCTATTATGATCGTGGCTCAATGAACTCCTCGCTGCAATATCTGCTAACCACCCTACCTGGACCTGACTACCACAGGGTTTTCGACCACATTATCCTGCGTAGCATGAAAAAGGCCAAATACTCTACCCAGCACATCCGTCACTTTGGCCTGGGCATGGAAACCTACACCCACTTCACCAGCCCCATTCGCCGTCTCTGCGACCTGCTCATTCACCACCTCTGCAAAACCTATATCCTCAAATCCAGCTCAGCGCAATTCTCTGCTGAAACCCTGCGTCATTATGCCTATGTGGCATCAGAGCAGGAACTGAGGGCTGACCAGGCTGAACGGGACATAGAACGCAACTACAGCATGGCCTACATGAAGAAACAAGTCGGCGAACGTTTCAGCGGCATAGTGGTTTCCGCCAAATCCGCCGGCCTTATCATCCGGCTTAACGAAATCCCCATCAGCGCCATCCTGAGAGCAGCTGATCTTCCTGGCGGCAGATGGCAATACCGTGACAGGGAAATGCGCTTTGTAAGCACTTCCAGCAATAACTACTTCCAGCTAATGGATAAAGTATTGGTTCAGATAATGGATGTTAGTGACGATATATATTTGGAATTACAGAATGTGCCAAACTCCCATCAACATATTGCCATGGCATTGCCAAAAATCGCCACCGCATCCTCCGACAAATGCTTAGGACAAAAAGATAGATCCCGGCAAAGAAATGCCATTGACTATAATGGCGGGCGCAAAAAGATGGTTAGAACATCAAAAAAGCGCAAGAGAAAGAGATGA
- a CDS encoding DUF192 domain-containing protein yields MPETMPGTEFRHDATLTVSAPNGSVKARFEVEIAATPEATMQGLMYREEMAPDHGMLFDPEGLSNTYFWMKNTYMPLDIIFIDADQRVLNIARDTVPFSTEQIKPDGIYRYVLEINAGLAQKHDIDVGDKIEWTTD; encoded by the coding sequence GTGCCCGAAACCATGCCCGGCACAGAATTCCGCCATGACGCAACCCTGACGGTTTCAGCCCCGAACGGCAGCGTCAAAGCCAGGTTTGAAGTGGAGATAGCCGCCACTCCGGAAGCCACCATGCAGGGGCTGATGTACCGTGAGGAAATGGCCCCGGACCACGGCATGCTCTTTGATCCGGAAGGACTTTCAAACACCTATTTCTGGATGAAGAACACCTACATGCCGCTGGATATCATTTTTATTGACGCGGATCAGCGTGTTCTGAACATCGCGCGTGACACAGTGCCTTTCAGCACCGAACAGATAAAGCCGGACGGCATTTACAGATATGTTTTGGAGATCAATGCCGGCCTCGCCCAAAAACACGACATAGACGTCGGAGACAAGATAGAATGGACAACAGATTAG
- the amrS gene encoding AmmeMemoRadiSam system radical SAM enzyme has product MRETNEHECMHFQKMEGQAVRCLLCPHCCHLEVGESGLCRGRKNIDGKLIAVNYARSIGMALDPIEKKPLYHFRPGSKIVSLGSNSCNLSCFFCQNSESSQQGCPTIIISPMELKELVLRKCGDGPLQVAFTYTEPLTWYEYVYDFARQAPEVDIVLVTNGFINPKPLDELLPHIKAMNIDLKSIRPDFYEKHCEARLGPVLKSIERVMGEGVHLELTNLLIPGLNDSEAEIKELVDYVAGLDRRIPLHFSAYHPAFRSQIPSTPESTVLQACRIASGKLDYVYAGNILSAEFHATLCPKCSSEVISARRQPLALKAGRCCSHCSQPIYGVF; this is encoded by the coding sequence ATGAGAGAGACAAACGAACACGAGTGCATGCATTTCCAAAAAATGGAAGGCCAGGCTGTGCGCTGTTTGCTTTGCCCGCATTGCTGCCATCTGGAGGTGGGGGAGAGTGGGCTTTGCCGCGGGCGCAAGAACATCGACGGCAAGCTGATAGCGGTCAATTATGCCCGCAGCATCGGAATGGCGCTCGATCCCATCGAAAAGAAGCCTCTCTATCATTTCCGCCCCGGTTCGAAAATCGTATCCTTGGGTTCAAATTCCTGCAACCTAAGCTGCTTTTTCTGCCAGAACTCCGAAAGCAGCCAGCAAGGATGCCCAACCATTATTATTAGCCCGATGGAACTGAAGGAACTGGTGCTGAGGAAATGCGGGGACGGGCCACTGCAGGTTGCGTTCACCTATACAGAACCGCTTACCTGGTATGAATATGTTTACGATTTCGCGCGCCAGGCGCCAGAGGTTGACATCGTGCTGGTGACCAACGGTTTCATCAATCCGAAACCCCTGGATGAACTGTTGCCCCATATCAAAGCGATGAATATAGACCTCAAATCGATTCGCCCGGATTTTTACGAAAAACACTGTGAAGCACGCCTGGGGCCTGTTCTGAAGAGCATTGAGAGGGTGATGGGGGAGGGCGTGCATCTGGAACTGACCAATCTGCTGATTCCCGGGTTGAACGATTCAGAAGCCGAGATCAAAGAACTGGTGGATTATGTGGCAGGCCTGGACAGGAGGATACCGCTGCATTTTTCAGCTTATCATCCCGCTTTCAGGTCTCAAATCCCGTCAACCCCGGAAAGCACGGTTCTTCAGGCTTGCCGGATCGCCTCAGGCAAGCTGGATTATGTTTATGCCGGCAACATCCTTTCCGCGGAGTTCCACGCCACCCTTTGCCCGAAATGCTCTTCGGAAGTTATTTCCGCGCGCAGACAGCCGCTTGCCCTGAAAGCCGGCAGATGCTGTTCCCACTGCTCCCAGCCGATCTATGGGGTGTTTTGA
- a CDS encoding glutamate racemase yields the protein MKKPIGIFDSGVGGLTVYKAIRSAFPKEDLIYFGDTARVPYGPKSHNTIIEYSVQNARFLLQKGIKILIVACNTSSAVALQDLEALTDIPIIGVIGPGAEMAAKLTRSKRIGVIGTEGTVRSEAYSRAISEILPEAEVFSQACPLFVPLVEEGWLEHPTTRQIVHEYLDPYKEVDIDTLVLGCTHYPLLKEMIGEVLGPKVSLVDSADAIANYLRSLLPMDNDGLGGTDKFFVSDNEHKFAQIAGRILGTEPSQLHRVRLFESWFE from the coding sequence ATGAAAAAACCGATCGGGATATTCGATTCCGGGGTGGGAGGCCTCACAGTTTACAAGGCGATCCGATCCGCGTTTCCGAAAGAAGATCTGATCTATTTTGGCGACACGGCAAGGGTTCCTTATGGCCCCAAATCCCACAATACCATCATTGAGTATTCGGTTCAAAACGCCCGTTTCCTGCTTCAGAAAGGCATAAAGATCCTGATCGTAGCCTGCAACACCTCTTCCGCAGTAGCCTTGCAGGACCTTGAAGCCTTGACCGACATACCCATCATCGGTGTGATCGGCCCCGGCGCCGAAATGGCAGCCAAGCTCACACGTTCAAAAAGGATTGGAGTGATTGGAACCGAAGGCACGGTGCGTTCTGAAGCTTACAGTCGGGCCATAAGTGAGATCTTGCCGGAAGCGGAGGTTTTTTCCCAAGCCTGTCCCCTCTTCGTTCCGCTGGTGGAGGAAGGCTGGCTGGAACATCCCACAACGCGCCAGATCGTGCACGAATACCTTGATCCATACAAAGAAGTGGATATCGACACCCTGGTGCTCGGATGCACCCACTACCCTCTGCTGAAGGAAATGATTGGAGAAGTGCTCGGCCCCAAAGTTTCCCTGGTGGACAGCGCCGATGCCATCGCCAACTATCTGAGGTCGCTTCTGCCCATGGATAATGACGGCTTGGGCGGCACAGACAAGTTTTTCGTTAGCGACAACGAGCATAAATTCGCCCAGATAGCGGGACGCATTCTGGGCACAGAGCCAAGCCAGCTGCATCGTGTGCGCCTGTTCGAAAGCTGGTTTGAGTAA
- a CDS encoding NusG domain II-containing protein, translating into MLRRLREYMSLADFLLILAVLAAIIASAFIFIKKEDQRRVYIYKDNLAFGSYPLNQDRVVRIDEHNTVEIKNSKVRMLSADCPDHRCVKQGAGDVLPIVCLPNRVVVEIRSRSAERGLIVQ; encoded by the coding sequence ATGTTACGTCGCCTGCGGGAATATATGAGCCTCGCAGATTTTCTGCTGATCCTGGCCGTTCTGGCAGCCATCATTGCCAGTGCCTTCATTTTCATAAAGAAAGAGGATCAGCGACGGGTTTACATATATAAGGATAACTTGGCCTTTGGCTCCTATCCTCTGAACCAGGACCGCGTTGTCCGCATAGACGAGCATAACACGGTGGAGATCAAAAACAGCAAAGTGCGGATGCTGTCAGCAGATTGCCCTGACCATCGCTGCGTAAAACAGGGAGCTGGAGACGTGCTTCCGATTGTTTGCCTGCCAAACCGGGTGGTGGTGGAAATCCGCTCCCGGAGCGCTGAGCGCGGCCTGATAGTCCAGTGA
- a CDS encoding divergent polysaccharide deacetylase family protein: MDNRLVRTMVLLLSLLALSLFFSCDREQDFESEQGTVLERKTSRDRDRQDEEIGIGNLSSRDSLKNAQKAEKTNSGSSPLAKFEYNWSDASGIPDIVIVVDDFGNSTALLDDYAQLPSEVVFAVLPDLPVTQKSGQVASQNGHEVIIHVPMQAEGGGNPGKRYIKTSSTQAEIAELLTAFKSQLPMAIGANNHMGSAVTANRDVMEIVLNELHAHNLFFLDSYTSGSSKGPSLARTLGYPALKRDMFLDVPDSSDATLAAKINSLGNFKGRREPIVIITHCHNRDKLAALQKFIAQIKGMGLKLTTLTRARNISA; this comes from the coding sequence ATGGACAACAGATTAGTAAGAACAATGGTATTGCTGCTCAGCCTTCTGGCTTTAAGCCTGTTTTTTTCCTGTGACAGGGAACAGGATTTCGAATCCGAACAAGGCACCGTGCTGGAACGGAAAACGTCCCGTGATAGGGACAGGCAGGATGAAGAGATTGGAATCGGAAACCTGAGTTCCCGAGACAGCCTGAAAAACGCTCAGAAAGCGGAAAAGACGAACTCAGGTTCATCGCCTCTGGCGAAGTTTGAATACAACTGGTCAGATGCTTCCGGAATTCCAGACATCGTAATCGTTGTGGACGATTTTGGCAATAGCACTGCCCTGCTTGACGACTATGCCCAGCTTCCTTCCGAGGTGGTTTTTGCCGTGTTGCCCGATCTTCCAGTTACACAAAAATCTGGCCAGGTGGCTTCCCAAAACGGCCATGAAGTTATCATCCATGTGCCGATGCAGGCTGAAGGCGGCGGAAATCCCGGAAAGCGCTACATCAAAACAAGTTCCACCCAGGCAGAGATAGCGGAGTTGCTCACAGCCTTCAAAAGCCAGCTGCCCATGGCCATCGGAGCCAACAATCACATGGGCAGCGCGGTGACCGCCAACCGCGATGTGATGGAAATCGTTCTCAATGAGCTGCATGCCCACAATCTCTTTTTCCTGGACAGCTATACCTCCGGCTCCAGCAAAGGCCCTTCCCTGGCTCGCACCCTGGGCTATCCCGCCCTCAAGCGTGACATGTTTTTGGATGTGCCCGACAGTTCCGATGCCACCCTGGCTGCCAAGATCAATTCCCTCGGCAACTTCAAGGGTCGCCGTGAGCCCATCGTGATAATAACTCACTGCCACAATAGGGATAAACTAGCTGCCCTGCAAAAATTCATCGCCCAAATCAAGGGCATGGGACTAAAACTCACCACCCTCACCCGGGCCAGAAACATCTCCGCCTGA
- a CDS encoding 3-keto-5-aminohexanoate cleavage protein: MEPLILTAAITGAETTRADQPNLPITPEEQAADALACYEAGARVIHLHVRDDEGNPTQSMERFKAAIEAIKEAAPELVIQISTGGAVGEAFEKRLAPLELKPDMGTLNAGTLNFGDDVFINYPNDIVRLAEAFKVYGVVPEIEVYESGMIDYVAKLVKKGIITHTPLHVQFVLGVPGGMNGTPKNVLYMKHHLKELIPSATWAVAGIGRFHIPASLTAMVNGGHIRVGFEDNIFYHKGVIAESNAQLVARMARIAAEIGRPLATPAQTRSLLGLPER, encoded by the coding sequence ATGGAACCCCTCATTTTAACAGCAGCAATCACCGGAGCGGAAACAACCCGCGCTGACCAACCCAACCTTCCCATCACGCCTGAAGAACAGGCGGCAGACGCCTTGGCTTGTTATGAAGCCGGCGCGAGAGTGATCCACCTCCATGTCCGTGACGACGAAGGCAATCCCACCCAGAGCATGGAGAGGTTTAAGGCGGCTATCGAAGCCATTAAGGAAGCTGCCCCCGAACTGGTTATCCAGATCAGCACAGGAGGTGCTGTGGGCGAAGCTTTCGAAAAGCGTCTGGCGCCCTTGGAACTGAAACCGGACATGGGAACGCTCAACGCCGGCACTCTGAATTTCGGCGATGACGTTTTCATCAACTATCCCAATGACATTGTTCGCCTGGCAGAGGCTTTCAAGGTTTACGGTGTGGTGCCGGAGATTGAAGTTTACGAATCCGGCATGATCGACTACGTGGCCAAACTGGTGAAAAAGGGCATCATCACCCACACTCCGCTGCACGTTCAGTTCGTGCTGGGTGTACCCGGCGGGATGAACGGAACCCCGAAGAACGTGCTCTACATGAAGCACCATCTAAAAGAACTGATCCCATCTGCAACCTGGGCGGTGGCGGGAATTGGCCGCTTCCACATCCCTGCCTCGCTTACCGCAATGGTCAATGGCGGACACATCCGCGTCGGTTTTGAAGACAACATTTTCTATCACAAAGGCGTGATTGCGGAATCCAATGCCCAATTGGTAGCGCGCATGGCCCGCATCGCCGCAGAGATCGGGCGTCCCCTTGCCACTCCGGCGCAAACGCGCTCCTTACTTGGCTTGCCGGAGCGGTGA
- a CDS encoding DUF1732 domain-containing protein yields the protein MKSMTGYGVAKVHSNDIDLEIELKSVNGRYLDLRLYLPREISFFEHILRKQIAATLKRGTVEARINFTDHREPRLLLNKAKLEKYHAIVEEAASVLGMTGQVSLEFLLNEPGIIENANNLDEDRVLNEMLHNTLDKALANLVKSLSAEADNITQVLSDSCEHMLEALSAIEALIKPYKEELFESMKTRTAELLNSFCTENLEQRLIQELAIYIDRYDIQEEISRLRSHISTLLSAIEKDEDNGKTLNFILQEMQREANTLGSKFSTTKTYTHILILKEEVEKCREIVQNVA from the coding sequence ATGAAAAGCATGACAGGCTATGGAGTTGCCAAGGTTCATTCCAATGACATCGATCTGGAAATCGAACTGAAATCCGTCAACGGAAGATATCTGGACCTGAGGCTCTACCTACCGCGTGAAATTAGTTTTTTCGAACACATCCTTCGCAAACAAATAGCAGCTACTCTTAAACGGGGAACCGTCGAAGCCAGGATCAATTTCACCGACCATCGCGAACCTCGTCTCCTGCTTAACAAAGCAAAGCTTGAAAAATATCATGCGATTGTTGAAGAGGCAGCCTCCGTCTTGGGCATGACTGGACAGGTATCCCTTGAATTTCTGTTGAATGAACCAGGGATCATTGAAAACGCCAATAACCTTGATGAGGACAGGGTACTTAATGAAATGCTTCACAATACCTTGGACAAAGCGTTGGCGAACCTCGTAAAGTCCCTTTCAGCCGAAGCAGATAACATCACCCAGGTGCTTAGCGATTCCTGTGAACATATGCTGGAAGCCCTATCTGCTATCGAGGCACTGATAAAACCATATAAGGAAGAACTGTTCGAGAGCATGAAAACACGAACTGCTGAACTGCTTAATTCTTTCTGTACAGAAAATCTGGAGCAGAGGCTGATTCAGGAACTGGCTATCTATATAGACAGATATGACATTCAGGAAGAGATTTCCCGCTTGCGCAGCCATATCTCCACCCTGCTAAGCGCAATTGAAAAGGACGAGGATAACGGCAAGACTTTGAATTTCATTCTGCAAGAAATGCAGCGTGAAGCAAATACCTTAGGTTCGAAGTTCTCTACAACCAAAACCTACACCCATATCCTCATCCTCAAAGAAGAGGTGGAAAAATGCCGGGAGATTGTGCAGAATGTCGCCTGA
- the miaB gene encoding tRNA (N6-isopentenyl adenosine(37)-C2)-methylthiotransferase MiaB encodes MKFYIETYGCQMNVSDSELVSSILIGAGWEIASSIDTANLILFNTCSVRKHAEDRVLGRISNELHRKSQNPELKIAVIGCMAQRMGQRLLENDIGVDFVVGVDQYQELPALLSQDSGVETEFNYQQIYPGLRPLHGDKTCAFVTIMRGCDNFCSYCIVPHVRGRERSVDFQQITSEVRECGNKGLKDVTLLGQNVNSYSWGDFDFPRLLKDLNNIDSIYRLRFITSNPKDLSDSLIETMACSDKVCEHLHLPLQSGNNSVLKAMNRKYTIEKYLKLVDKLRTSIPGIALTTDLIAGFPGESEADFADTLDVMSEVNFDYAFCFKYSEREGTSACSLPGQIPETERLKRLQKMIELQRKITLAKFSAQVGKTVEVYVESISKKSDKMVSGKTRDYKIAVLSGSVNDIGKLKTAKVIKATPGTLIC; translated from the coding sequence ATGAAGTTTTACATTGAAACCTATGGCTGCCAGATGAACGTATCGGACAGCGAATTGGTCAGTTCCATACTGATTGGCGCCGGATGGGAGATTGCCTCCAGTATTGACACTGCCAACCTCATCCTCTTCAATACCTGCTCTGTGCGCAAACACGCCGAAGACAGGGTGTTGGGGCGTATTTCCAATGAATTGCACCGCAAATCACAAAACCCAGAACTGAAAATCGCCGTGATCGGTTGCATGGCTCAAAGAATGGGGCAGAGGCTGCTGGAAAACGATATCGGAGTGGACTTTGTGGTTGGGGTGGACCAATATCAAGAGCTTCCTGCTTTGTTGAGTCAAGACAGCGGAGTGGAAACGGAATTCAACTATCAGCAGATCTATCCCGGTCTGCGTCCCCTGCATGGTGACAAAACCTGCGCTTTCGTTACCATCATGCGAGGCTGCGACAATTTCTGTTCCTACTGCATCGTGCCACACGTACGGGGACGTGAACGAAGCGTGGATTTCCAGCAAATCACTTCAGAAGTTCGTGAATGCGGTAACAAGGGATTGAAAGACGTTACTTTACTTGGACAGAATGTCAATTCCTACAGTTGGGGTGATTTCGACTTTCCACGTTTGCTGAAGGATCTGAACAATATTGATTCCATATATAGGCTCCGTTTCATCACTTCCAATCCCAAAGACCTTTCAGATTCTCTAATTGAGACTATGGCCTGCAGCGATAAGGTTTGCGAGCATCTCCATCTTCCTCTGCAGAGCGGCAACAACTCTGTTCTGAAAGCCATGAACCGCAAGTACACGATCGAGAAATACTTGAAGCTGGTGGACAAACTGAGAACTTCCATACCCGGAATTGCCCTTACCACAGACCTGATAGCCGGCTTTCCCGGTGAAAGCGAAGCTGATTTCGCTGATACTCTGGATGTTATGAGTGAAGTAAATTTTGACTATGCCTTTTGTTTCAAATACAGCGAACGCGAAGGCACATCCGCCTGCAGTTTGCCAGGCCAAATACCGGAAACGGAACGACTGAAACGCCTGCAAAAGATGATCGAGCTACAACGCAAAATCACCCTGGCTAAGTTTTCCGCCCAAGTTGGCAAAACTGTGGAGGTCTATGTGGAAAGCATCAGCAAAAAATCTGATAAAATGGTTTCCGGCAAAACCCGCGATTACAAGATCGCCGTTCTGAGCGGGAGCGTCAATGACATCGGCAAACTCAAAACGGCCAAAGTGATCAAAGCCACGCCAGGGACTCTGATATGCTAA
- a CDS encoding potassium/proton antiporter, with product MLIAAVVLLTLVLMASVFHKVNVPVIILSLFIGIVFGSDVTGLIYLDNARFVKEVANVALMFILFIGGFSTKKQHFRQVFKPVLLMSTVGVILTALVTGLLFHLITGWPFLRALLVGSIISSTDAAAVYAIFKGHSVDNKVRTLTELESVSNDPMAVVLTTFMVSLVAGYEASTLKAVLSFVWMLVGGAGIGVLIGFAAVYVFKKIRHIEAEYFYIYLLSIVLLSYSLAEVFKASGMLSAFFAGFVMGNRQIPYKKGLLAFNNILSFITNVGLFILLGLLAFPRDFSKIWHSGVIVFLILTLVSRPLMVWLLTLFTNLKPKEKFFVSAVGLRGAVPIVLATYPAAAGLDSGHVIFNIVFFNVALSMLLQGTTLLPLARKLGLTTKDRNKVPKMLELVTVQDTNYEIIEVFIDAEFYEGSCLVKDLNLPPGTLITFINRQDKVIAPSGSVEIRPNDTLTVLVEKRNIDMIPIEIKRGFMHKGRGGQEAHPEQTEIDAVVEADEEGVGQQGTPKVSD from the coding sequence ATGCTCATAGCTGCCGTGGTGTTGCTGACTCTGGTATTGATGGCCAGCGTGTTTCACAAAGTGAATGTGCCGGTCATCATTCTATCGTTGTTCATCGGCATTGTCTTTGGCAGCGACGTAACCGGGCTCATCTATCTTGACAACGCGCGCTTCGTGAAAGAGGTGGCAAACGTGGCGTTGATGTTCATCCTGTTCATTGGTGGTTTCAGCACCAAGAAGCAACATTTCCGCCAAGTGTTCAAGCCCGTGCTGTTGATGTCCACGGTGGGGGTGATATTGACCGCCCTGGTGACAGGATTGCTCTTTCACCTGATAACGGGATGGCCTTTTCTGAGGGCTCTGCTGGTGGGCTCAATTATCTCTTCCACAGACGCCGCGGCGGTGTATGCCATCTTCAAGGGCCACTCTGTCGATAACAAAGTTCGCACCCTCACAGAGCTGGAATCGGTATCCAACGACCCCATGGCGGTGGTTTTGACCACGTTTATGGTCAGTCTGGTTGCGGGGTATGAGGCCAGTACGCTGAAGGCGGTGTTGAGTTTTGTATGGATGTTGGTAGGAGGAGCGGGAATCGGGGTGCTGATCGGCTTTGCGGCGGTGTATGTCTTCAAAAAAATCCGCCACATCGAGGCGGAGTATTTCTATATCTATCTGCTCTCCATCGTGTTGCTAAGTTACAGCCTGGCAGAAGTGTTCAAGGCCAGCGGGATGCTTTCAGCCTTCTTTGCCGGATTTGTGATGGGTAACCGGCAGATCCCTTACAAAAAGGGCTTGCTCGCCTTCAACAACATCCTTTCCTTCATCACAAACGTGGGGCTGTTTATCCTGCTGGGGCTGCTGGCTTTTCCGCGCGACTTTTCGAAAATCTGGCATTCAGGTGTGATCGTGTTTCTTATCCTCACCCTGGTGTCGAGGCCATTGATGGTTTGGCTGCTCACCCTGTTCACCAATTTGAAGCCCAAGGAGAAGTTCTTTGTTTCAGCGGTGGGCTTGAGGGGCGCGGTCCCGATCGTGCTGGCCACTTATCCGGCTGCGGCGGGGCTGGACAGCGGACACGTGATCTTTAACATCGTGTTCTTCAATGTGGCGCTCTCCATGCTGCTCCAGGGGACGACGCTGTTGCCTCTGGCGCGCAAATTGGGGCTCACCACCAAAGACCGCAACAAGGTGCCCAAGATGTTGGAACTTGTGACCGTGCAGGACACCAACTATGAGATCATCGAGGTCTTTATCGACGCTGAATTCTATGAGGGTTCCTGTCTGGTGAAGGATCTGAATCTGCCGCCGGGCACCCTGATCACCTTTATCAACCGCCAGGACAAGGTCATAGCCCCCTCCGGCTCGGTTGAGATAAGACCCAATGACACGCTCACCGTGCTGGTGGAAAAAAGAAATATCGACATGATCCCCATAGAGATCAAGCGCGGTTTTATGCACAAAGGCAGGGGCGGGCAGGAGGCACATCCGGAACAGACCGAAATTGATGCCGTGGTTGAGGCTGACGAGGAAGGGGTTGGGCAACAAGGCACCCCAAAAGTATCTGATTAA